CTGGTGGTGCAGGGCGATGCCTACCTGATCGATTTCGAGGGCGAGCCGGCGCGCCCGCTCGACGAGCGTCGGGCGAAGCACAGCCCGTACAAGGATGTCAGCGGCGTGCTGCGCTCCTTCGACTATGCTGCTGCGATGATCCTGCGCAGCGCCTCGGCGGTAGACCTCTCCGAGGCGGCGCGCCAGGCCCGCCAGCGGGTCGCCCGGCAGTACCTGCACCAGTCGCGTCACGCTTTCGTCGAGGCCTACGGGCTGGCCACCGCCGCCATGCCCCACGCCTGGCAGCAGGCCGAGGGCGAGCGCGCCGCGCTGGAACTGTTCTGCCTGGAGAAAGCCGCCTACGAAATCACCTATGAAGCCGAAAACCGGCCCAACTGGCTGGCCGTGCCTTTGCATGGCCTGCATGGACTGATCAGTACCTGGGGAGAGTCTTAAATGAATGCAACCACGCGTGACAACGGCGGCCTTCGGCAACGGGACCTCGATGCCCTGGCCCGCGCCGAGCACGCCGATCCATTCGCCGTGCTGGGTCCCCATGACGATGGGGCGGGCGGCCTGTTCGTCCGCGCTTTCCTGCCCAATGCCCTGAATGCACGCCTGCTGGCGCGCCATGACGGGCAGGTGCTTGCCGAAATGGTGCAGGGCAGCGTGCCGGGGCTGTTCACCGCGCACCTCGATGAGGCACGGGCCTACCTGCTGCAGATCGGCTGGGCCGGTGGCGAGCAGGTTACCGAGGATCCTTACAGCTTTGGTCCGCAACTGGGCGACATGGACCTCTACCTGTTCGCCGAAGGCAATCACCGCGACCTGTCCGGGCGTTTCGGCGCCCAGCCGACCGTGGTCGACGGTGTCGCGGGCGTGTGCTTTTCGGTGTGGGCGCCCAATGCCCGGCGGGTCTCGGTGGTCGGCGACTTCAACAACTGGGATGGCCGCCGTCACCCCATGCGCCTGCGCCACAGTGCCGGGGTGTGGGAACTGTTCGTGCCCAGGCTCGGCGTGGGCGAGACCTACAAGTTCGAGGTGCTGGGCGCGGACGGCGTGCTGCCGCTCAAGGCCGACCCCCTGGCCCGCGCCACTGAGCTGCCGCCGAGCACCGCCTCGAAGGTGGCCGGCGCCCTGGCCCACGACTGGCGCGACGGCCAGTGGATGGAGCAGCGTGCCCAGCGCCACGCCTACAGCGCGCCGCTGTCGATCTACGAATTGCACGCCGGCTCCTGGCGTTGCGAGCTGGACGATGCCGGCGAAGTCGCGCGCTTCTACAACTGGCGCGAGCTGGCCGAGCGCCTGGTGCCCTACGTGCAGGAGCTGGGCTTCACCCATATCGAACTGATGCCGATCATGGAACACCCTTTCGGCGGCTCCTGGGGTTACCAGCCGCTGTCGCTGTTCGCGCCGACTTCGCGCTATGGCAGCGCCGAGGACTTCGCCTTCTTCGTCGATGCCTGCCACCAGGGTGGCATCGGCGTGATCCTCGATTGGGTGCCGGCGCATTTTCCCACCGACGAGCATGGCCTGGCGCGTTTCGACGGCACCGCCCTGTACGAGTACGACAACCCGCTGGAAGGCTTCCACCAGGACTGGAACACGTTGATCTACAACCTTGGGCGCAACGAGGTGCGCGGCTTCATGCTTGCCTCGGCGCTGCACTGGCTCAAGCACTTCCACATCGACGGCCTGCGCGTGGACGCAGTGGCCTCGATGCTCTACCGCGACTATTCGCGCAAGGCCGGCGAGTGGGTGCCCAACCGCCACGGCGGGCGCGAGAACCTCGAAGCCATCGACTTCATCCGCCACCTCAATGGTGTCGCCGCCCACGAAGCGCCGGGCGCGCTGATCATCGCCGAGGAATCCACCGCCTGGCCCGGGGTCAGCCAGCCGGTGCAGCAGGGCGGACTGGGTTTTGCCTACAAGTGGAACATGGGCTGGATGCACGACACCTTGCACTACATCCAGAACGACCCGGTGCACCGCACCTATCATCACAACGAGATGAGCTTCGGGCTGATCTACGCCTATTCCGAGCATTTCATCCTGCCGATTTCCCACGACGAAGTGGTTCACGGCAAGCACTCGCTGATCGACAAGATGCCCGGCGATCGCTGGCAGAAGTTCGCCAACCTGCGGGCGTACCTGGCGTTCATGTGGACCCACCCGGGCAAGAAGCTGCTGTTCATGGGCTGCGAGTTCGGCCAGTGGCGCGAGTGGAACCACGACCAGCAACTGGACTGGTACCTGCTGCAGTACTCCGAGCACCAGGGCGTGCAGAAGCTGGTGGCCGACCTCAACCGGCTGTACCGTGAACGGCCGGCGCTGCACGAACAGGACTGCCGGGCCCAGGGCTTCCAGTGGCTGATCGGCGACGATGCGCACAACAGTGTGTACGCCTGGTTGCGCTGGAGCAGCCAGGGCGAGCCTCTGTTGGTGGTGGCCAACTTCACCCCGGTGCCGCGGGAGGGCTACCGGATCGGCGTGCCGTTCGGTGAACGCTGGCAGGAGCTGCTCAACAGCGATGCCGGGCTGTATGCCGGATCGAATGTGGGGAATCTCGGCGGGGTGGCCAGCGAGGCGATCGCCAGCCATGGCCAGCCGTTATCGCTGGCGCTGAACCTGCCGCCATTGGGGGTATTGGTGATGAGCCCCGCCTGATGGCGGCGTCGCCAGTAGAGAGAGGGGCCATACTGAAACATCAGGACCCAAATTCATCCTTTTGCCATCAGGCCGGCGCGTCCTAGGCTAACCCACCTAGGCGCGCGACCTTTCCTACCAGAGGTGAAGCATGAATCCCACCTTGCCAATGCTGGGCCTTGGCTGGTTGCTGGCCCTGCCGCTGCAGGCGGCGCCCCTGCCAGGGCCGTTGCTGGCCGCCAATGACAGCAACAATCCATACAACAGCCCGATCATGCGCGCCAACCCCAACAGCCGCCAGGGCAGCGTGCCCGCCACGCCACCGGTGCGCGGCCCCTCCACGCAACCCAATCCGCGCCCGCCGACCCTGGACAACCGCGGTATCGGCAATGGCGACAACCTGCGGCGCGAGCAGCAAACCCCGAATCTGGAACCCACCCGGCCACCACGTGACACCCAGCGCGTGCCGTGAGCCCCTTCGAAGGAGTCGAGCATGACGCCACGCATCTTGATGATCTCCCTGGCGGCCGCCAGTCTGTTTCCCGTATTGGCCCAGGCGGCCGCCGAGCAGCAGTTTCCCAGCGAGGAGGGGCAACTGACCGTCAGTACCGTCGCCGACGGCCTGCGCAATCCGTGGGCCCTGGCCTTCCTGCCGGGTGGCAAGGACATGCTGGTCAGCGAGCGCCCCGGCAACCTGCGTATTGTCAGCGCCGAGGGCAAGGTGGGCCCACCGCTCTCTGGCGTGCCCAAGGTGTGGGCCGAAGGGCAGGGTGGCCTGCTCGATGTGGTGTTGTCGCCGGACTTCGCCAAGGATCGAACGGTCTATCTGTCGTTCGCCGAGGAAGGCCCCGACGGCAAGGCCGGGACTGCGGTCGGCCGTGGCCAGCTGTCGCAGGACCGGGCGCGTCTGGAAAACTTCACGGTGATTTTCCGCCAGCAGCCCAAGCTCTCAGAAGGCAATCACTTCGGTTCGCGGCTGGTGTTCGACCGTGACGGCTACCTGTTCATCGCCCTGGGCGAGAACAACCAGCGGCCCACCGCCCAGGACCTGGACAAGCTGCAGGGCAAGGTCGTGCGTATCCTGCCCGATGGCGAAGTGCCCAATGACAATCCCTTCGTCGGCCGCGACAACGTGCGCCCGCAGATCTGGTCGTTCGGCCACCGCAACCAGCAGGGCGCGGCCCTGAATCCCTGGACCGGGCAACTGTGGACCCACGAGCACGGCCCCCGTGGCGGCGACGAGATCAACATCCCGCGGCCAGGCAAGAACTACGGTTGGCCGATCGCCACCCACGGCATCAACTACTCGCTGTTGCCGATCCCGGAGGCCAAGGGCAAGCATGTCGAGGGCATGGTAGACCCGCACCATGTGTGGGAGAAATCGCCGGGCATCAGCGGCATGGCGTTCTATGACAGCCCGACCTTCAAGGCGTGGGACCACAACCTGTTCATCGGCGCGCTGGCGACCCGGGAGTTGATCCGCCTGCAGCTTGATGGCGACAAGATCGTGCATGAAGAGCGCTTGCTGGGCGACCTCAAGGCGCGGATCCGTGACGTGCGGGTTGGGCCGGATGGCTATGTGTATGTGCTGACCGATGCCAAGGATGGGGCATTGCTGAAGGTGGGGTTGAAAGACGATTGATGCCGGTGAGGGCCTGTCGCGTGGCAGCAGGCGCGCCCGCGACAAGGCCGAAAGTGTCGTACCATGGCGGGCATGACGCCCGAATCCCTCTACCAGCAAGCACTCATCGAACGCGGTTTCTTTCCTGATCCGGCTCAGGCGGTGGCCGTCACTGCATTGCAGGGCTGCTTCGATGCCCTGGTCCAGGGCAAGCCGACCCAGGGCCTTTACCTCTGGGGCCCGGTCGGCCGCGGCAAGACCTGGTTGATGGACCTGTTCCACCGGTGCCTGCCGCTACCCGCCCGGCGCCAGCATTTCCACCACTTCATGGCCTGGGTCCACCAGCGCCTGTTCCAGCTCAACGGCACCGCCGACCCGCTCAAGGCCTTGGCTCGAGCGTTGGCCGGCGAGATCCGCGTCTTGTGTTTCGACGAGCTGTTCGTCAGCGATATCGGTGACGCGATCATCCTCGGACGGCTGTTCCAGGAGCTGTTCGACGAGGGCGTGGTGATCGTCGCCACGTCCAACCAGCCCCCCGATCAGTTGTATCGCGACGGTTTCAACCGTGAACGCTTCCTGCCGGCCATCGCCGCCATCGAGCGGCACATGCGGGTGCTGTCGGTGACTGGCGAGCAGGACCATCGCCTGCATCCAGGAGCATGGCGGCAGCGCTACTGGGTGGCGCCGGCGGGAGCTGGCGGGGCGCTGGCTGCGGTGTTCGAACAGTTGAGCCCGGATGATCCCGGCAGCGAGCAGACCGTGCAGATCGGTTCGCGCCATGTGCGGGTCATGCGCCACAGCCACCGGGCGCTCTGGTGCCGATTCGCCGATCTGTGCGAGCAGCCCCTGGCCGCCATGGACTTCATGGCATTGTGCGACCGTTTTCCGGCCATTCTGGTAAGTGACGTGCCGGCCCTGGGCGGCGTGCAACAGGCCGGGCGTATCGCCCGTGGCACCGAGGATGGCGCGGCCCGGGTCGAGGCCGGCGATCGCCAGCTGCCGACCCTGGCGCCCAAGGATGACAGCGTGCGCCGTTTCATCGCGCTGGTCGACGAGTGCTACGACCGTCGGGTGGCGTTGTACCTGGAGGCCGAGGTCCCGCTGGAAGCGCTCTACACTCAAGGATATCTGGCGTTCCCGTACCAACGGACCCTGAGCCGGCTACGGGAGATGCAACTGCAACGCTTCGCCTGAAGGAGCCGACCATGGAGCCGCTGTCGCATCATCTGCTGACCCAGGCCTACAACAATGGCTGGGCCAACCACCGCCTGTACAAGGCTTGCCTGCAACTGACCCAGGACGAGTTCGTCGCCCCCCGTTGCAGCTTCTTTCCCTCGATCAAGGCTACCCTCAACCACCTGTTGACGGTGGACTGGTTCTACCTGGATGCCCTGGAGTGCGAGCAGCGCGGTGAAGCTCCCGATCCGGATGGCGAGCGTTTCTTTGTGCCTGAGCAACCCTTTGCCACCTGCACCGACCTGCAAGCTCAGCAGGTTCAGGCCGATCAGCGACTGATCACCTATTGCCGGCAATTGCGTGACGACCAGCTCGGACGTTATGTCAGCATCGTGCGGCCAGAACGGATGCAGCATGAGTCGCGTCTGCGCTTGCTGTCGCACCTGTTCGAGCACCAGATCCACCACCGTGGCCAGGTCCACGCGATGCTCAGCGACACGGCGGTAAGGCCTCCGCAACTCGACGAGTTCTTCTGCGAGGAGGAGGCGTCGCTGCGCGCCGAGGACTTTGCCGCTCTGGGATGGAGCGAGGCGCAGATCTGGGCGCAGCGCTGAACGCTGCTCAGGGCGTTTCGCTGTCGGCCAGGTCGTGGGCGCCCTGAACCAATTGTTCCAATTGGTGATGCACCATGGCGCGGTCCATTTTTACCAGGGGCTGGCGGTTCCATAGCACATGCATGCCCGTGAGCGGATCGACTCCGAGCATGGGCTTGCAGAGTTCCTGGCAGAACAGGTTCTGCTGACCCCAACATACGCCATCGATGGCGGGAAGTTCGATGAACATCAGTAACTGGTCGGCAGGGTGCTCGGTCACGTTGCACACATGGGGGCCTACCCGCAGGCTGATCACGGGCTCGAAGGCCACAGGGGGCTCCAGTTTCAAGGCCGCGTACAGCTGGGTCAGTGCATAGTCATAGTTCTTGCCTGGCATGGCGAGTTCTCGTTGGAGGGGGCCGCCACGGTAACGATCATGCCGCATGCTCGACTATCGGAGGCTGTCGTCGTTTTTTAGCTGTTGGCTTGCGTCCGCCTTCTGCCGTGCGCCAGGTTCCGTGAACTTCCTACAAGCAATGGCGAAATACCTCCACCCATACGAGGACAATCCCTGCGTTCAAGCATGGGAGGGCATCGTAGCCTATGGCCATGTCTACACCCG
This window of the Pseudomonas mosselii genome carries:
- the glgB gene encoding 1,4-alpha-glucan branching protein GlgB, producing the protein MNATTRDNGGLRQRDLDALARAEHADPFAVLGPHDDGAGGLFVRAFLPNALNARLLARHDGQVLAEMVQGSVPGLFTAHLDEARAYLLQIGWAGGEQVTEDPYSFGPQLGDMDLYLFAEGNHRDLSGRFGAQPTVVDGVAGVCFSVWAPNARRVSVVGDFNNWDGRRHPMRLRHSAGVWELFVPRLGVGETYKFEVLGADGVLPLKADPLARATELPPSTASKVAGALAHDWRDGQWMEQRAQRHAYSAPLSIYELHAGSWRCELDDAGEVARFYNWRELAERLVPYVQELGFTHIELMPIMEHPFGGSWGYQPLSLFAPTSRYGSAEDFAFFVDACHQGGIGVILDWVPAHFPTDEHGLARFDGTALYEYDNPLEGFHQDWNTLIYNLGRNEVRGFMLASALHWLKHFHIDGLRVDAVASMLYRDYSRKAGEWVPNRHGGRENLEAIDFIRHLNGVAAHEAPGALIIAEESTAWPGVSQPVQQGGLGFAYKWNMGWMHDTLHYIQNDPVHRTYHHNEMSFGLIYAYSEHFILPISHDEVVHGKHSLIDKMPGDRWQKFANLRAYLAFMWTHPGKKLLFMGCEFGQWREWNHDQQLDWYLLQYSEHQGVQKLVADLNRLYRERPALHEQDCRAQGFQWLIGDDAHNSVYAWLRWSSQGEPLLVVANFTPVPREGYRIGVPFGERWQELLNSDAGLYAGSNVGNLGGVASEAIASHGQPLSLALNLPPLGVLVMSPA
- the zapE gene encoding cell division protein ZapE → MTPESLYQQALIERGFFPDPAQAVAVTALQGCFDALVQGKPTQGLYLWGPVGRGKTWLMDLFHRCLPLPARRQHFHHFMAWVHQRLFQLNGTADPLKALARALAGEIRVLCFDELFVSDIGDAIILGRLFQELFDEGVVIVATSNQPPDQLYRDGFNRERFLPAIAAIERHMRVLSVTGEQDHRLHPGAWRQRYWVAPAGAGGALAAVFEQLSPDDPGSEQTVQIGSRHVRVMRHSHRALWCRFADLCEQPLAAMDFMALCDRFPAILVSDVPALGGVQQAGRIARGTEDGAARVEAGDRQLPTLAPKDDSVRRFIALVDECYDRRVALYLEAEVPLEALYTQGYLAFPYQRTLSRLREMQLQRFA
- a CDS encoding CesT family type III secretion system chaperone, coding for MPGKNYDYALTQLYAALKLEPPVAFEPVISLRVGPHVCNVTEHPADQLLMFIELPAIDGVCWGQQNLFCQELCKPMLGVDPLTGMHVLWNRQPLVKMDRAMVHHQLEQLVQGAHDLADSETP
- a CDS encoding DinB family protein, with the translated sequence MEPLSHHLLTQAYNNGWANHRLYKACLQLTQDEFVAPRCSFFPSIKATLNHLLTVDWFYLDALECEQRGEAPDPDGERFFVPEQPFATCTDLQAQQVQADQRLITYCRQLRDDQLGRYVSIVRPERMQHESRLRLLSHLFEHQIHHRGQVHAMLSDTAVRPPQLDEFFCEEEASLRAEDFAALGWSEAQIWAQR
- a CDS encoding PQQ-dependent sugar dehydrogenase, which produces MTPRILMISLAAASLFPVLAQAAAEQQFPSEEGQLTVSTVADGLRNPWALAFLPGGKDMLVSERPGNLRIVSAEGKVGPPLSGVPKVWAEGQGGLLDVVLSPDFAKDRTVYLSFAEEGPDGKAGTAVGRGQLSQDRARLENFTVIFRQQPKLSEGNHFGSRLVFDRDGYLFIALGENNQRPTAQDLDKLQGKVVRILPDGEVPNDNPFVGRDNVRPQIWSFGHRNQQGAALNPWTGQLWTHEHGPRGGDEINIPRPGKNYGWPIATHGINYSLLPIPEAKGKHVEGMVDPHHVWEKSPGISGMAFYDSPTFKAWDHNLFIGALATRELIRLQLDGDKIVHEERLLGDLKARIRDVRVGPDGYVYVLTDAKDGALLKVGLKDD